From a single Miscanthus floridulus cultivar M001 chromosome 8, ASM1932011v1, whole genome shotgun sequence genomic region:
- the LOC136478250 gene encoding uncharacterized protein isoform X1 — protein sequence MDLDGESDSEARKNGTGIAIPTSSGDAPEAASTAVRSKKRDAPPDMQEGTEKKKKNKNKKKKKRKTKSRRTAAKSSPPPASLEKNTDPSLSPQRNNGKGLKDTDSSDYSSPLRRPKSLLVEKTTSNGEIVYEYNSDQEVVDAYHKDLHKYNKKLARQQQLPTLKQCNYGRNITDWDNLKQKNAILDVAESVLRLSSSHDGKEINSCNGTIFEWDESDKSAIVVTSSQIIASKVSLDDWEDNNVYVPNAKVTAHLLDGTTSDLTLLYFSKHYEVAFFKVMGASKLQVASLEPELEFGSEACVLAREKDLGLICRRTKILALDPCDHQRNHYLFIGGSIPEVRMYLILD from the exons ATGGATCTGGATGGAGAAAGCGATAGTGAGGCAAGGAAGAATGGTACGGGGATCGCCATCCCTACTAGTTCCGGAGACGCTCCGGAAGCGGCTTCCACTGCCGTCCGCTCAAAGAAACGCGATGCACCGCCTGACATGCAAGAGGGaactgagaagaagaagaagaataagaataagaagaagaagaagaggaagacgaagAGTCGGAGGACGGCTGCCAAATCATCGCCCCCACCTGCTTCTTTGGAGAAGAACACTGATCCTTCCCTCTCTCCTCAAAGGAATAATGGTAAAG GTTTGAAGGATACCGATTCCTCTGACTATAGCTCTCCACTCCGTCGCCCCAAGTCTCTACTCGTGGAAAAAACAACTAGCAATGGGGAAATAGTGTATGAGTACAACTCAGACCAAGAGGTTGTGGATGCCTATCACAAAGATCTTCACAAGTACAACAAGAAATTAG CTCGGCAACAACAGCTACCCACACTTAAACAATGTAATTATGGCCGAAATATAACTGATTGGGATAATCTGAAGcagaagaatgcaattctagatgTGGCCGAGTCTGTGCTGCGTCTTTCTTCCTCTCATG ATGGCAAAGAGATCAATAGCTGTAATGGTACTATCTTTGAGTGGGATGAAAGCGATAAATCTGCTATTGTTGTCACTTCATCTCAGATTATAGCCTCAAAGGTATCATTAGATGATTGGGAGGATAACAATGTTTACGTTCCCAATGCCAAG GTGACTGCTCACCTGTTAGATGGAACCACTTCTGATCTGACATTATTGTACTTCAGCAAACATTATGAAGTTGCCTTTTTTAAGGTTATGGGAGCTTCAAAGTTACAAGTTGCATCATTGGAACCTGAGCTTGAGTTTGGTAGTGAAGCTTGTGTGTTAGCAAGGGAGAAAGATCTTGGATTGATTTGTAGGCGGACGAAGATACTAGCATTGGATCCGTGTGACCACCAAAGGAATCACTATCTATTCATTGGTGGCTCAATTCCTGAGGTAAGAATGTACTTAATACTTGACTAG
- the LOC136478250 gene encoding uncharacterized protein isoform X4 gives MDLDGESDSEARKNGTGIAIPTSSGDAPEAASTAVRSKKRDAPPDMQEGTEKKKKNKNKKKKKRKTKSRRTAAKSSPPPASLEKNTDPSLSPQRNNGKGLKDTDSSDYSSPLRRPKSLLVEKTTSNGEIVYEYNSDQEVVDAYHKDLHKYNKKLARQQQLPTLKQCNYGRNITDWDNLKQKNAILDVAESVLRLSSSHDGKEINSCNGTIFEWDESDKSAIVVTSSQIIASKVSLDDWEDNNVYVPNAKVTAHLLDGTTSDLTLLYFSKHYEVAFFKVMGASKLQVASLEPELEFGSEACVLAREKDLGLICRRTKILALDPCDHQRNHYLFIGGSIPEVAMPP, from the exons ATGGATCTGGATGGAGAAAGCGATAGTGAGGCAAGGAAGAATGGTACGGGGATCGCCATCCCTACTAGTTCCGGAGACGCTCCGGAAGCGGCTTCCACTGCCGTCCGCTCAAAGAAACGCGATGCACCGCCTGACATGCAAGAGGGaactgagaagaagaagaagaataagaataagaagaagaagaagaggaagacgaagAGTCGGAGGACGGCTGCCAAATCATCGCCCCCACCTGCTTCTTTGGAGAAGAACACTGATCCTTCCCTCTCTCCTCAAAGGAATAATGGTAAAG GTTTGAAGGATACCGATTCCTCTGACTATAGCTCTCCACTCCGTCGCCCCAAGTCTCTACTCGTGGAAAAAACAACTAGCAATGGGGAAATAGTGTATGAGTACAACTCAGACCAAGAGGTTGTGGATGCCTATCACAAAGATCTTCACAAGTACAACAAGAAATTAG CTCGGCAACAACAGCTACCCACACTTAAACAATGTAATTATGGCCGAAATATAACTGATTGGGATAATCTGAAGcagaagaatgcaattctagatgTGGCCGAGTCTGTGCTGCGTCTTTCTTCCTCTCATG ATGGCAAAGAGATCAATAGCTGTAATGGTACTATCTTTGAGTGGGATGAAAGCGATAAATCTGCTATTGTTGTCACTTCATCTCAGATTATAGCCTCAAAGGTATCATTAGATGATTGGGAGGATAACAATGTTTACGTTCCCAATGCCAAG GTGACTGCTCACCTGTTAGATGGAACCACTTCTGATCTGACATTATTGTACTTCAGCAAACATTATGAAGTTGCCTTTTTTAAGGTTATGGGAGCTTCAAAGTTACAAGTTGCATCATTGGAACCTGAGCTTGAGTTTGGTAGTGAAGCTTGTGTGTTAGCAAGGGAGAAAGATCTTGGATTGATTTGTAGGCGGACGAAGATACTAGCATTGGATCCGTGTGACCACCAAAGGAATCACTATCTATTCATTGGTGGCTCAATTCCTGAG
- the LOC136478250 gene encoding uncharacterized protein isoform X2 — MDLDGESDSEARKNGTGIAIPTSSGDAPEAASTAVRSKKRDAPPDMQEGTEKKKKNKNKKKKKRKTKSRRTAAKSSPPPASLEKNTDPSLSPQRNNGKGLKDTDSSDYSSPLRRPKSLLVEKTTSNGEIVYEYNSDQEVVDAYHKDLHKYNKKLARQQQLPTLKQCNYGRNITDWDNLKQKNAILDVAESVLRLSSSHDGKEINSCNGTIFEWDESDKSAIVVTSSQIIASKVSLDDWEDNNVYVPNAKVTAHLLDGTTSDLTLLYFSKHYEVAFFKVMGASKLQVASLEPELEFGSEACVLAREKDLGLICRRTKILALDPCDHQRNHYLFIGGSIPECICHHH; from the exons ATGGATCTGGATGGAGAAAGCGATAGTGAGGCAAGGAAGAATGGTACGGGGATCGCCATCCCTACTAGTTCCGGAGACGCTCCGGAAGCGGCTTCCACTGCCGTCCGCTCAAAGAAACGCGATGCACCGCCTGACATGCAAGAGGGaactgagaagaagaagaagaataagaataagaagaagaagaagaggaagacgaagAGTCGGAGGACGGCTGCCAAATCATCGCCCCCACCTGCTTCTTTGGAGAAGAACACTGATCCTTCCCTCTCTCCTCAAAGGAATAATGGTAAAG GTTTGAAGGATACCGATTCCTCTGACTATAGCTCTCCACTCCGTCGCCCCAAGTCTCTACTCGTGGAAAAAACAACTAGCAATGGGGAAATAGTGTATGAGTACAACTCAGACCAAGAGGTTGTGGATGCCTATCACAAAGATCTTCACAAGTACAACAAGAAATTAG CTCGGCAACAACAGCTACCCACACTTAAACAATGTAATTATGGCCGAAATATAACTGATTGGGATAATCTGAAGcagaagaatgcaattctagatgTGGCCGAGTCTGTGCTGCGTCTTTCTTCCTCTCATG ATGGCAAAGAGATCAATAGCTGTAATGGTACTATCTTTGAGTGGGATGAAAGCGATAAATCTGCTATTGTTGTCACTTCATCTCAGATTATAGCCTCAAAGGTATCATTAGATGATTGGGAGGATAACAATGTTTACGTTCCCAATGCCAAG GTGACTGCTCACCTGTTAGATGGAACCACTTCTGATCTGACATTATTGTACTTCAGCAAACATTATGAAGTTGCCTTTTTTAAGGTTATGGGAGCTTCAAAGTTACAAGTTGCATCATTGGAACCTGAGCTTGAGTTTGGTAGTGAAGCTTGTGTGTTAGCAAGGGAGAAAGATCTTGGATTGATTTGTAGGCGGACGAAGATACTAGCATTGGATCCGTGTGACCACCAAAGGAATCACTATCTATTCATTGGTGGCTCAATTCCTGAG TGCATATGTCATC
- the LOC136478250 gene encoding uncharacterized protein isoform X3: MDLDGESDSEARKNGTGIAIPTSSGDAPEAASTAVRSKKRDAPPDMQEGTEKKKKNKNKKKKKRKTKSRRTAAKSSPPPASLEKNTDPSLSPQRNNGLKDTDSSDYSSPLRRPKSLLVEKTTSNGEIVYEYNSDQEVVDAYHKDLHKYNKKLARQQQLPTLKQCNYGRNITDWDNLKQKNAILDVAESVLRLSSSHDGKEINSCNGTIFEWDESDKSAIVVTSSQIIASKVSLDDWEDNNVYVPNAKVTAHLLDGTTSDLTLLYFSKHYEVAFFKVMGASKLQVASLEPELEFGSEACVLAREKDLGLICRRTKILALDPCDHQRNHYLFIGGSIPEVRMYLILD, encoded by the exons ATGGATCTGGATGGAGAAAGCGATAGTGAGGCAAGGAAGAATGGTACGGGGATCGCCATCCCTACTAGTTCCGGAGACGCTCCGGAAGCGGCTTCCACTGCCGTCCGCTCAAAGAAACGCGATGCACCGCCTGACATGCAAGAGGGaactgagaagaagaagaagaataagaataagaagaagaagaagaggaagacgaagAGTCGGAGGACGGCTGCCAAATCATCGCCCCCACCTGCTTCTTTGGAGAAGAACACTGATCCTTCCCTCTCTCCTCAAAGGAATAATG GTTTGAAGGATACCGATTCCTCTGACTATAGCTCTCCACTCCGTCGCCCCAAGTCTCTACTCGTGGAAAAAACAACTAGCAATGGGGAAATAGTGTATGAGTACAACTCAGACCAAGAGGTTGTGGATGCCTATCACAAAGATCTTCACAAGTACAACAAGAAATTAG CTCGGCAACAACAGCTACCCACACTTAAACAATGTAATTATGGCCGAAATATAACTGATTGGGATAATCTGAAGcagaagaatgcaattctagatgTGGCCGAGTCTGTGCTGCGTCTTTCTTCCTCTCATG ATGGCAAAGAGATCAATAGCTGTAATGGTACTATCTTTGAGTGGGATGAAAGCGATAAATCTGCTATTGTTGTCACTTCATCTCAGATTATAGCCTCAAAGGTATCATTAGATGATTGGGAGGATAACAATGTTTACGTTCCCAATGCCAAG GTGACTGCTCACCTGTTAGATGGAACCACTTCTGATCTGACATTATTGTACTTCAGCAAACATTATGAAGTTGCCTTTTTTAAGGTTATGGGAGCTTCAAAGTTACAAGTTGCATCATTGGAACCTGAGCTTGAGTTTGGTAGTGAAGCTTGTGTGTTAGCAAGGGAGAAAGATCTTGGATTGATTTGTAGGCGGACGAAGATACTAGCATTGGATCCGTGTGACCACCAAAGGAATCACTATCTATTCATTGGTGGCTCAATTCCTGAGGTAAGAATGTACTTAATACTTGACTAG